From the genome of Arvicola amphibius chromosome 9, mArvAmp1.2, whole genome shotgun sequence, one region includes:
- the Znf16 gene encoding LOW QUALITY PROTEIN: zinc finger protein 16 (The sequence of the model RefSeq protein was modified relative to this genomic sequence to represent the inferred CDS: inserted 1 base in 1 codon; substituted 1 base at 1 genomic stop codon) — translation MGEPYGVFQRGQVVLAELQSNVAASPKSSPSPSTSSGFPAPITSSIEIPVEETLYSQEHVSDKSQTAVPNGCVDDVSRSPKLGGRCDEVLGRSWNVSEGESLVQPLYWEGDGTPVTVFLKGPLGEKGLICNGFDKNFSLSPSPLVCQGISAEERPHPHSLXENXQHSRDLTGQEGLPTLESPFICTGCGKTFRGNLGLVQHQRASIGEKSFMCSECGKSISQNSVLKNHWQPYLNMKTFSQNSSLKHQKSPVIEKPYECSECGKAFRWNSNLIQHQRIHSEEKPYICNWCGKAFRRSSNLIKHHRSHTGEKSFECSECGKAFSQSAHLRKHQRVHTGEKSYECNDCGKSFSRVSNLIKHQRVHTGEKPYPCRDCGKAFSQSSSLTQHRRIHTGEKPHVCGECGRTFSYSSVLRKHQLIHTGEKPYRCSICGKAFRHSSALVQHQGVHTGDKPYECHECGKTFSRSSNLILHHRVHTGEKPYECTECGKTFSQSSTLLQHQRTHNGLKPHECNQCGKAFNRSSNLIHHQKVHTGEKPYTCVECGKGFSQSSHLIQHQIIHTGERPYQCCKCGKAFGQRSVLIQHLSLHTGVKPYDCSACGKTFSQRSKLVKHQLIHTKE, via the exons aTGGGGGAGCCATATGGAGTGTTCCAG AGAGGACAGGTAGTTCTTGCTGAACTTCAGTCCAATGTGGCTGCATCACCGAAGAGCTCTCCTAGTCCATCCACAAGCTCTGGGTTCCCTGCTCCCATTACTTCCTCCATAGAA ATTCCAGTAGAGGAGACGTTGTATTCCCAGGAGCACGTTTCTGACAAATCACAGACAGCAGTGCCAAACGGCTGTGTTGATGATGTTTCTCGGTCTCCAAAGCTTGGAGGGCGCTGTGATGAAGTGTTAGGAAGAAGCTGGAATGTCTCTGAAGGTGAGAGCCTGGTACAGCCCCTCTACTGGGAGGGAGACGGCACACCAGTGACCGTGTTTCTTAAGGGCCCCTTAGGGGAGAAAGGTCTGATTTGTAATGGTTTTGACAAAAACTTCAGTTTGAGCCCAAGTCCATTAGTGTGTCAGGGAATCTCTGCAGAAGAGAGGCCACATCCACACTCAC CAGAGAACTAACAGCACAGTAGAGACCTGACTGGCCAGGAGGGGCTTCCTACACTTGAGAGCCCTTTCATATGTACTGGGTGTGGGAAAACATTCAGAGGAAACCTTGGCCTTGTTCAGCATCAGAGAGCCAGCATTGGAGAGAAATCTTTCATGTGTTCAGAATGTGGGAAATCTATTAGCCAGAACTCTGTTCTTAAAAACCACTGGCAACCTTACCTAAATATGAAAACCTTCAGCCAGAACTCAAGCCTTAAACACCAAAAGTCTCCTGTGATTGAGAAGCCTTATGAATGCAGCGAATGTGGAAAGGCTTTTAGGTGGAACTCAAACCTCATCCAACATCAAAGAATCCATTCTGAAGAAAAGCCGTACATATGCAACtggtgtgggaaagccttcaggcGGAGCTCAAACCTCATTAAACACCACAGGAGTCACACTGGTGAGAAGTCTTTCGAGTGCAgtgagtgtgggaaagcctttagcCAGAGTGCACACCTCCGGAAGCATCAGAGGGTTCACACCGGAGAGAAGTCTTATGAGTGTAATGACTGTGGCAAGTCATTCAGCCGCGTCTCGAACCTCATCAAGCATCAGAGGGTCCACACCGGAGAGAAGCCTTACCCGTGCAGAGactgtgggaaggccttcagCCAGAGCTCCAGCCTTACCCAGCACCGGAgaatccacactggagagaagcctcacGTGTGCGGTGAGTGCGGGAGAACCTTTAGTTACAGCTCTGTGCTCAGGAAGCACCAACTCATTCACACCGGCGAGAAGCCGTACAGATGCAGCATCTGTGGGAAGGCCTTCCGGCACAGCTCAGCCCTGGTCCAGCATCAAGGTGTGCACACTGGAGACAAGCCCTACGAGTGCCATGAGTGTGGAAAGACCTTCAGCCGGAGTTCCAACCTCATCCTTCACCATCGagtccacactggagagaaaccttatgaatgtactGAGTGTGGGAAAACCTTCAGCCAGAGCTCCACCCTCCTTCAGCACCAGAGGACCCACAACGGGTTAAAGCCGCACGAATGTAACCAGTGTGGCAAAGCCTTCAACCGGAGCTCTAATCTTATCCACCACCAGAAAGtccacactggggagaagcccTACACGTGTGTTGAATGTGGGAAGGGCTTTAGCCAGAGCTCACATCTCATTCAACACCAGATAATCCACACTGGAGAGAGGCCCTATCAGTGCTGcaagtgtgggaaagccttcggCCAGCGGTCAGTCCTCATCCAGCACCTCAGCCTGCACACTGGCGTGAAGCCCTATGACTGCTCGGCTTGCGGGAAGACTTTCAGCCAGCGGTCCAAGCTGGTTAAACACCAGTTAATTCATACAAAGGAGTAG